One window of Streptomyces sp. SUK 48 genomic DNA carries:
- a CDS encoding ATP-binding protein — MRHRKGIGRFPAQITGASTPWRGAKEVSGVALVVAQEVPTSSCMAVPHGPAGVGDARRRMRTQLRGGGVAESVVDDAVLILSELLSNACKHGRPLGDPRAGSGDGLDGGDVRAAWRVDTGGRLIVEVTDGGGPTRPAPATPSVTAHGGRGLAIITALADDWGVRDDVRGEVTVWVVVHGDVHDPDAHCRRDHVTATLTASAPPDLSGLDLAEAFEDLA, encoded by the coding sequence ATGCGTCACCGGAAGGGGATTGGCCGGTTTCCGGCACAGATCACTGGGGCATCCACACCGTGGCGTGGGGCGAAGGAGGTCTCGGGGGTGGCGTTGGTGGTGGCACAGGAGGTGCCCACGTCGTCGTGCATGGCCGTACCCCATGGCCCTGCGGGCGTGGGGGACGCGAGGCGTCGGATGCGCACGCAGCTGCGCGGCGGCGGCGTGGCGGAATCGGTGGTCGACGATGCCGTACTGATCCTTTCCGAACTGCTGAGCAATGCGTGCAAACACGGCCGGCCGCTGGGCGATCCCAGGGCCGGGAGCGGCGACGGACTCGACGGCGGTGACGTGCGGGCCGCGTGGCGGGTGGACACCGGCGGCCGGCTCATCGTGGAGGTCACGGACGGCGGCGGCCCGACCCGCCCCGCACCGGCCACCCCCTCGGTGACCGCGCACGGCGGCCGGGGACTGGCCATCATCACCGCGCTCGCCGACGACTGGGGCGTGCGGGACGACGTGCGCGGCGAGGTGACGGTCTGGGTGGTGGTCCACGGGGACGTGCACGACCCGGATGCCCACTGCCGTCGCGATCATGTCACCGCCACGCTCACCGCGTCGGCACCGCCGGATCTGTCCGGCCTCGACCTCGCCGAGGCGTTCGAGGACCTGGCCTGA
- a CDS encoding bifunctional MaoC family dehydratase N-terminal/OB-fold nucleic acid binding domain-containing protein yields the protein MAARADDTQARLTAYEGLPAAATGTGRDPVNLPMIRHWCEAMGDTSPAYRGPGAIAPPTMLQAWTMAGLSGHGERTGPYDELLRLLDDLGCTSVVATDCEQEYLRPLRPGDTITFDTVIESVSGRKTTRLGAGHFVTTRTDVRASGVLAGTHRFRILKYAPARTPAPPPAPRRPRPVVNRDNAGFWQGVAEHRLLIQRCTGCGTLRHPWLPGCNACGGPGWDTVEASGEGTVHSYVVLHHPPFPAFEPPYAVALVQLAEGVRMVSNVTGVPYDKVRVGMPVRLEFARYDDELTLPVFRAVAA from the coding sequence ATGGCGGCACGGGCGGACGACACGCAGGCGCGGCTCACGGCGTACGAGGGGCTCCCCGCCGCCGCCACCGGGACCGGCCGGGACCCCGTCAACCTGCCGATGATCCGGCACTGGTGCGAGGCCATGGGCGACACCAGCCCCGCCTACCGCGGCCCCGGTGCCATCGCCCCGCCCACCATGCTCCAGGCGTGGACGATGGCCGGCCTCTCGGGCCACGGCGAGCGCACCGGCCCCTACGACGAACTGCTGCGCCTCCTGGACGACCTGGGCTGCACCTCGGTCGTCGCCACCGACTGCGAGCAGGAGTACCTGCGCCCGCTGCGGCCGGGCGACACGATCACCTTCGACACGGTGATCGAATCGGTGTCGGGCCGCAAGACCACCCGGCTGGGCGCCGGCCACTTCGTCACCACCCGCACCGACGTCCGCGCGAGCGGCGTCCTCGCGGGCACCCACCGCTTCCGCATCCTCAAGTACGCCCCCGCCCGCACCCCGGCACCACCGCCCGCACCGAGGCGCCCCCGCCCCGTCGTCAACCGCGACAACGCCGGCTTCTGGCAGGGCGTCGCCGAGCACCGGCTGCTCATCCAGCGCTGCACCGGCTGCGGCACCCTGCGCCACCCCTGGCTGCCCGGCTGCAACGCCTGCGGCGGCCCCGGCTGGGACACGGTCGAGGCGAGCGGCGAGGGCACCGTCCACTCGTACGTCGTGCTGCACCACCCGCCCTTCCCCGCCTTCGAACCGCCCTACGCGGTCGCCCTGGTCCAGCTCGCCGAAGGGGTGCGGATGGTGAGCAACGTGACCGGGGTGCCGTACGACAAGGTGCGCGTCGGGATGCCGGTGCGGCTCGAATTCGCGCGGTACGACGACGAGTTGACGCTGCCGGTGTTCCGGGCGGTGGCGGCGTGA
- a CDS encoding bifunctional DNA primase/polymerase codes for MATPDRRATTLALAHALSAAERGLAVLPLSRTKLPALRSPHHDDPGPACHGACGRFGHGVYDASADPARVREMFAAAPWATGYGIACGLPPFHLIGVDLDTKSGTDAPAALRELGLRHLFTVPETVVVLTPSGGRHLWLTGPPDVVVPNSASRLAPGIDIRGAGGYLVGPGSRTDHGVYGTLPGTAHLPPAACPPALLRLLLPPPRVPHRAPGGHGHGLVHFVLTAHEGQRNTRLFWAACRAYENGLGPALADPLTEAARHTGLTEQEARATIASAARMTGHRP; via the coding sequence ATGGCCACCCCCGACCGGCGGGCCACGACGCTGGCCCTCGCCCATGCCCTGTCCGCCGCCGAACGCGGCCTGGCCGTCCTCCCCCTGTCCCGGACCAAGCTCCCGGCGCTGCGCTCCCCCCATCACGACGATCCCGGCCCCGCCTGCCACGGTGCGTGCGGGCGCTTCGGCCACGGGGTGTACGACGCCTCGGCGGACCCGGCGCGCGTGCGCGAGATGTTCGCCGCCGCGCCCTGGGCCACCGGCTACGGCATCGCCTGCGGGCTGCCCCCGTTCCACCTGATCGGCGTCGACCTGGACACCAAGTCCGGCACGGACGCCCCGGCCGCGCTGCGGGAGCTGGGACTGCGCCATCTGTTCACCGTGCCGGAGACGGTGGTCGTGCTCACCCCGAGCGGCGGCCGGCATCTGTGGCTGACCGGGCCCCCGGACGTCGTCGTGCCGAACTCGGCGAGCCGGCTCGCCCCCGGCATCGACATCCGCGGCGCCGGCGGCTACCTGGTGGGCCCCGGCTCCCGCACCGACCACGGCGTCTACGGCACCCTGCCGGGCACCGCGCACCTGCCCCCGGCCGCGTGCCCGCCGGCCTTGCTGCGCCTGCTCCTGCCGCCCCCGCGCGTCCCCCACCGCGCTCCCGGGGGCCACGGCCACGGCCTCGTCCACTTCGTGCTGACCGCGCACGAGGGCCAGCGCAACACCCGCCTCTTCTGGGCCGCCTGCCGCGCCTACGAGAACGGCCTCGGCCCCGCCCTCGCCGACCCCCTCACCGAGGCCGCCCGCCACACCGGCCTGACCGAACAGGAGGCCCGCGCGACGATCGCCTCGGCGGCGAGAATGACGGGACACCGGCCGTGA
- a CDS encoding MaoC/PaaZ C-terminal domain-containing protein, with protein sequence MRPVGSELPPLEIPLTRTLIVAGAIASRDYQDVHHDPELARDKGSPDIFMNILTTNGLVGRYITDHFGPTAVLRKVAIRLGAPNHPGDTMVLTGRIEEVDGDTATVRVVGANGLGTHVTGTVTVTVPEEARP encoded by the coding sequence GTGAGGCCCGTCGGCAGCGAACTCCCGCCGCTGGAGATCCCGTTGACCCGCACGCTGATCGTGGCGGGCGCGATCGCCTCCCGGGACTACCAGGACGTGCACCACGACCCGGAACTGGCCCGGGACAAGGGCTCCCCGGACATCTTCATGAACATCCTGACGACGAACGGCCTGGTGGGCCGGTACATCACCGACCACTTCGGCCCCACGGCGGTGCTCCGCAAGGTCGCCATCCGGCTCGGGGCCCCCAACCACCCCGGCGACACGATGGTGCTGACCGGCCGGATCGAGGAGGTGGACGGCGACACCGCCACCGTGCGCGTCGTCGGCGCCAACGGCCTCGGCACCCATGTGACCGGCACGGTGACCGTCACCGTCCCCGAGGAGGCCCGCCCGTGA
- a CDS encoding lipid-transfer protein has translation MSLRAKDTLGGRAAVVGIGATEFSKDSGRSELRLAVEAVRAALDDAGLAPADVDGLVTFTMDTSPEITVAQACGMGELSFFSRVHYGGGAACATVQQAALAVAAGIAEVVVCYRAFNERSGRRFGAGVQHREPSAEGAALGWVLPFGLLTPASWVAMAAQRYLHTYGLTPEAFGHVAVTGRAHAATNPAAYFHGRPITLAEHAASRWIVEPLRLLDCCQETDGGQALVVTSLERARDLARPPAVIAAAAQGAGRAQEQMTGFYRDELTGLPEMGAVARQLWRTSGLTPADIDVGILYDHFTPFVLMQLEEFGFCARGEAADFTAGRELPLNTHGGQLGEAYLHGMNGIAEAVRQLRGTAVNQVPGAARTLVTAGTGVPTSGLVLAADD, from the coding sequence GTGAGCCTGCGCGCGAAGGACACCCTCGGCGGCCGCGCGGCCGTCGTCGGGATCGGCGCCACCGAGTTCTCCAAGGACTCCGGGCGCAGCGAACTGCGGCTCGCGGTGGAGGCGGTGCGCGCCGCCCTCGACGACGCCGGGCTCGCCCCCGCCGACGTGGACGGCCTGGTCACCTTCACCATGGACACCAGCCCGGAGATCACCGTCGCCCAGGCGTGCGGGATGGGCGAGCTCTCGTTCTTCTCCCGGGTCCACTACGGCGGCGGCGCGGCCTGCGCGACCGTCCAGCAGGCGGCGCTGGCCGTGGCGGCCGGGATCGCCGAGGTGGTGGTCTGCTACCGCGCCTTCAACGAGCGCTCGGGGCGCAGATTCGGCGCCGGAGTCCAGCACCGCGAGCCCTCGGCGGAGGGCGCGGCGCTCGGCTGGGTGCTCCCGTTCGGGCTGCTCACCCCGGCCTCCTGGGTGGCGATGGCGGCCCAGCGCTATCTGCACACCTACGGGCTGACCCCCGAGGCGTTCGGCCATGTCGCCGTGACCGGCCGCGCCCACGCCGCCACCAACCCGGCCGCCTACTTCCACGGCCGCCCGATCACCCTGGCCGAACACGCCGCCTCCCGCTGGATCGTGGAGCCGCTGCGGCTGCTGGACTGCTGCCAGGAGACCGACGGCGGTCAGGCGCTCGTCGTCACCTCCCTGGAACGGGCCCGCGACCTGGCCCGCCCGCCCGCCGTGATCGCGGCCGCCGCCCAGGGCGCGGGCCGGGCCCAGGAGCAGATGACCGGCTTCTACCGGGACGAGCTGACCGGGCTGCCGGAGATGGGCGCGGTCGCCCGCCAGCTGTGGCGGACCTCCGGCCTCACCCCCGCCGACATCGACGTGGGCATCCTGTACGACCACTTCACCCCGTTCGTGCTGATGCAGCTGGAGGAGTTCGGCTTCTGCGCCCGGGGCGAGGCGGCGGACTTCACGGCCGGGCGGGAGCTGCCCCTCAACACCCACGGGGGCCAGCTCGGGGAGGCGTACCTGCACGGCATGAACGGCATCGCGGAGGCGGTCCGCCAGCTGCGCGGCACCGCCGTGAACCAGGTTCCCGGGGCCGCCCGGACCCTGGTGACCGCGGGGACCGGGGTGCCGACATCGGGCCTGGTCCTGGCGGCCGACGACTGA
- a CDS encoding DUF5926 family protein → MAKKRPQTKAERPQAAGGADGAVPVVGGREPCPCGSGRRYKACHGRDAAHAVTELVHRPFEGLPGECDWVALRELVPAATVELTLKDGLPEGVPSVTLATVLPMAWPALRRDDGSVLIGLQNDTSSGDISRDLADTLQRALEAEPGTPVQGRRAPADGPRLQELLAAESAFEPVVHSGFEFWVPDAENATPEVAASLERANAAAIPTVRLSGVDAAYWCETPEKNHLRWVMPHPEERLLDALARLHAQGRSSLGEGTRLVGSFRAHGLTVPVWDLPSEVRAEDVEKPAAEFAERLAAALAVEEPLTAEERRARGGLTNRQVTLS, encoded by the coding sequence ATGGCCAAGAAGCGACCCCAGACGAAGGCCGAGCGCCCGCAGGCGGCGGGCGGGGCAGATGGTGCCGTTCCGGTGGTCGGCGGCCGTGAGCCCTGCCCCTGCGGCAGCGGCCGGCGCTACAAGGCGTGCCACGGCCGGGACGCCGCGCACGCGGTGACCGAGCTGGTCCACCGCCCCTTCGAGGGGCTGCCCGGCGAGTGCGACTGGGTCGCGCTGCGCGAGCTGGTCCCGGCCGCCACGGTGGAGCTGACCCTCAAGGACGGCCTGCCCGAGGGCGTCCCCTCCGTCACGCTCGCCACCGTGCTGCCGATGGCCTGGCCCGCGCTGCGCCGCGACGACGGCTCGGTCCTGATCGGCTTGCAGAACGACACGTCGTCCGGCGACATCAGCCGCGACCTCGCCGACACCCTCCAGCGCGCGCTGGAGGCGGAGCCGGGCACCCCGGTACAGGGCCGCCGCGCCCCCGCCGACGGGCCCCGGCTCCAGGAACTGCTGGCCGCCGAGAGCGCGTTCGAGCCGGTGGTGCACAGCGGCTTCGAGTTCTGGGTGCCGGACGCGGAGAACGCCACCCCGGAGGTCGCCGCCTCCCTGGAGCGGGCCAACGCGGCGGCGATCCCGACGGTGCGGCTGTCCGGCGTGGACGCGGCGTACTGGTGCGAGACCCCGGAGAAGAACCACCTGCGCTGGGTGATGCCCCATCCCGAGGAGCGGCTTCTGGACGCTCTCGCGCGGCTGCACGCACAGGGCCGCTCCAGCCTCGGCGAGGGCACCCGGCTCGTGGGGTCCTTCCGTGCTCACGGGCTCACCGTGCCGGTCTGGGACCTGCCGAGCGAGGTCCGCGCGGAGGATGTGGAGAAGCCGGCCGCCGAGTTCGCCGAGCGCCTGGCCGCCGCCCTCGCCGTCGAGGAACCGCTGACCGCGGAGGAGCGGCGGGCCCGCGGCGGACTGACCAACCGGCAGGTCACGCTCAGCTGA
- a CDS encoding sensor domain-containing protein, producing MLSAGALAACGSGGAGTARSPEPSVSASPSAPAARAKPLTEGRLKAAAITAAAVPGLRADPSDDGSGVETQRMTATSGGPACTEFLNAMSAYAGTYGSSAAVARGFTAQGPRGPVSILVSLVGHTSAAGAQRVIDDTRKSAKGCAHLAYDDGGTTRMNLAPLSLPVMGDDSTVTRAGVTTGKRGFCMITGLVRVGTVSLNIMVSGDRYYYGELQEVAKASVSKLEKADPQVASTAS from the coding sequence GTGCTGTCCGCGGGAGCGCTCGCGGCATGCGGCAGCGGCGGCGCCGGTACGGCCCGGTCGCCCGAGCCGTCCGTGTCCGCCTCGCCCTCGGCGCCGGCCGCGCGGGCGAAGCCCCTGACGGAGGGCCGGCTCAAGGCCGCCGCGATCACCGCGGCGGCCGTTCCCGGTCTGCGGGCCGACCCGTCGGACGACGGCTCCGGAGTCGAGACGCAGCGGATGACGGCGACCTCCGGAGGGCCGGCCTGCACGGAATTCCTGAACGCCATGAGCGCCTACGCCGGCACGTACGGTTCCTCGGCCGCGGTGGCGCGTGGCTTCACCGCCCAGGGGCCCCGCGGTCCGGTGAGCATCCTCGTCTCCCTGGTCGGCCACACCTCGGCCGCCGGGGCGCAGCGGGTGATCGACGACACCCGCAAGTCCGCGAAGGGATGCGCGCATCTCGCCTACGACGACGGCGGGACGACGCGCATGAATCTGGCGCCCCTGTCGCTGCCGGTCATGGGGGACGACTCCACCGTCACCCGCGCCGGTGTGACCACCGGCAAGCGAGGGTTCTGCATGATCACGGGGCTGGTGCGGGTGGGCACCGTCTCGCTGAACATCATGGTGTCCGGCGATCGCTACTACTACGGAGAGCTCCAGGAGGTGGCGAAGGCTTCGGTGAGCAAGCTCGAGAAGGCCGACCCGCAGGTCGCGTCCACCGCTTCCTGA
- a CDS encoding glycerophosphodiester phosphodiesterase, whose protein sequence is MTTHAPQLSVQVVAHRGASEDAPEHTLAAYRKAIEDGADALECDVRLTADGHLVCVHDRRVNRTSNGRGAVSALELADLAALDFGSWKTGEPYRGRVEEPDWEHRPEDRGETSVLTLERLLELVADSGRRIELAIETKHPTRWAGQVEEKLLGLLDRFGLAAPAAAAESPVRIMSFSARSLHRVHAAAPALPTVYLVQWLSPRLRDGRLPAGVGIAGPSVRILRNHPGYVERLKRAGHQVHVWTVNEPEDVDLCLGLGVDAIITNRPRAVLDQLGR, encoded by the coding sequence GTGACCACCCACGCACCACAGCTCTCCGTCCAGGTCGTCGCCCACCGGGGGGCCTCCGAAGACGCGCCGGAACACACCCTGGCCGCCTACCGCAAGGCGATCGAGGACGGTGCGGACGCCCTCGAGTGCGATGTCCGGCTGACCGCCGACGGGCACCTGGTCTGCGTCCACGACCGGCGGGTGAACCGCACCTCCAACGGCCGCGGCGCCGTCTCGGCGCTGGAACTGGCCGACCTCGCCGCCCTGGACTTCGGCTCCTGGAAGACCGGGGAGCCGTATCGCGGCCGGGTCGAGGAGCCCGACTGGGAGCACCGCCCCGAGGACCGCGGGGAGACCTCCGTCCTCACCCTGGAGCGGCTGCTGGAACTGGTCGCGGACTCCGGGCGGCGCATCGAGCTGGCCATCGAGACCAAGCACCCCACCCGCTGGGCGGGCCAGGTCGAGGAGAAGCTGCTGGGTCTGCTGGACCGGTTCGGCCTGGCCGCGCCCGCCGCGGCCGCCGAGTCGCCGGTACGGATCATGAGCTTCTCGGCACGCTCGCTGCACCGGGTGCACGCGGCCGCGCCGGCCCTGCCGACGGTCTACCTGGTGCAGTGGCTCTCGCCCCGGCTGCGCGACGGGCGGCTGCCGGCGGGCGTGGGCATCGCGGGCCCCTCGGTGCGCATCCTGCGCAACCACCCCGGATACGTGGAGCGGCTGAAGCGGGCCGGGCACCAGGTGCACGTATGGACCGTGAACGAACCCGAGGACGTCGATCTCTGCCTCGGGCTCGGCGTCGACGCCATCATCACCAACCGCCCGCGCGCGGTGCTGGACCAGCTCGGCCGCTGA
- a CDS encoding bifunctional DNA primase/polymerase: MREILGRRRRLLSKRRNDGKPEQLSAALTFATEWQWPVLPGVAPDPQGRGHCACPDPECTVPGAHPFDPGLLVATTDARMVRWWWTNRPGAPVILATGGTAPCAVSLPALAASRALALLDRRGMRLGPVVASPTRWALLVEPYTLEQLGELLYAKDFVPGSLRFHGEGGYLALPPSETGAGTVRWERAPLPGSAAPWVPDVEAVVDAVVDALTRTGVSAPEL, encoded by the coding sequence GGAAGCCTGAGCAGCTCAGCGCGGCCCTGACCTTCGCGACGGAGTGGCAGTGGCCCGTACTCCCGGGTGTGGCCCCGGATCCGCAGGGCAGAGGCCACTGCGCCTGCCCCGACCCGGAGTGCACGGTGCCCGGCGCCCACCCCTTCGACCCCGGCCTGCTCGTGGCCACGACCGACGCGCGCATGGTGCGCTGGTGGTGGACCAACCGGCCGGGCGCGCCCGTCATCCTCGCGACCGGCGGGACGGCACCCTGTGCGGTGAGCCTGCCGGCGCTCGCCGCGTCCCGCGCCCTCGCCCTGCTCGACCGGCGCGGCATGCGCCTCGGCCCGGTCGTCGCCTCGCCCACCCGCTGGGCGCTGCTCGTCGAGCCGTACACGCTGGAGCAGTTGGGCGAGCTGCTCTACGCCAAGGACTTCGTCCCCGGCTCGCTGCGCTTCCACGGCGAGGGCGGCTATCTCGCGCTGCCCCCGTCCGAGACCGGCGCGGGCACGGTGCGCTGGGAGCGGGCGCCGCTGCCGGGTTCGGCCGCGCCCTGGGTGCCGGACGTCGAGGCCGTGGTGGACGCCGTGGTCGACGCCCTCACTCGTACGGGTGTGAGCGCGCCCGAGTTGTAG